One window from the genome of Leptospira wolffii serovar Khorat str. Khorat-H2 encodes:
- a CDS encoding class I SAM-dependent methyltransferase: MSSKLELEPHPDFPDAYMVCRRTGVHYYRLAKERKYEDSYFQEEYKNQYKKTYYEDEAQLRKLAGIRLDMMSSFQNPEGLTLFELGCAAGFFLSEAAKRGYKVKGLELSKSESEYARNNLGLDVLSGSFLDDSVLPDEKFDAVCAFFVIEHFPDAEDVFARITNLVKPGGLLFLGLPSLNGPSFRTNPLEWLRTHPSDHFWDYSPDSLEKMLKMYGFVTLCKKPMSYHPQRDRGWKGKYLTQSLFVRYANLSCYADTFHSIAIKKT; encoded by the coding sequence TCGGACGGGAGTCCATTACTACAGATTAGCAAAGGAAAGGAAATACGAAGATTCGTACTTCCAGGAAGAATACAAAAACCAGTACAAAAAGACCTACTATGAAGACGAGGCTCAACTCAGAAAGTTGGCCGGTATTCGTCTGGATATGATGAGTTCCTTCCAAAACCCGGAAGGGTTGACTCTTTTCGAATTAGGTTGTGCTGCCGGATTCTTTCTTTCCGAGGCGGCTAAAAGAGGTTATAAGGTCAAAGGATTGGAGCTCTCCAAATCGGAATCGGAATACGCACGAAATAATTTGGGTCTGGACGTCCTATCCGGCTCGTTTCTAGACGATTCCGTTCTGCCCGACGAGAAGTTCGACGCGGTATGCGCCTTCTTCGTAATAGAACATTTTCCGGATGCAGAAGATGTCTTCGCAAGAATCACAAATCTGGTAAAGCCGGGAGGACTCTTGTTCCTCGGACTCCCTTCCTTAAACGGACCTTCTTTTCGAACGAATCCCCTGGAATGGCTTCGCACCCATCCATCGGATCATTTTTGGGATTACTCTCCCGATTCTCTGGAAAAGATGTTGAAAATGTACGGTTTCGTTACGTTGTGTAAGAAGCCTATGTCCTACCACCCCCAAAGAGACCGGGGCTGGAAGGGAAAATACCTGACACAAAGTCTTTTCGTCCGCTACGCCAACCTTTCCTGCTACGCCGACACATTTCACTCAATCGCGATTAAGAAAACATGA